From the Clostridium sp. Marseille-P299 genome, one window contains:
- a CDS encoding DEAD/DEAH box helicase produces the protein MPSNSLDLFDNLTKQWFTKALGSPTAVQEEAWPAIAAGKHTLVSAPTGTGKTLSAFLVFIDRLKEEARKGTLKQELQLIYISPLKSLAGDIRENLRRPLNGIFEEERTANPHTTSTPYDITVAIRTGDTSSSDRRSMIKTPPHILITTPESLYLMLTSKSGQSILNTAKAIILDELHAIIDSKRGAHLMLSLARLDKLCNKPLQRIGLSATIEPLSTAADYLSPELVTIVAPKMHKQVELIITSAKLNSHEYLRNTVWEEIARTVYEHCSGTRSVIAFVEGRAYAEKLAYYVNQIAGEGFARTHHGSLSKEQRFIVEQTLRDGSLRLLCATSSMELGIDVGDIDQVFQIGAPRSISSTMQRLGRAGHNPGRVSVMHIFPREASEGLYCGLSAEVVRNGGIEYSKPPRLCLDVLAQHLVSMAAYGSYDLDEVMEILSRAYPFYEVTKEDVKDVLGMLAGDYEHQQEIPVRPRILYDRIHERVEGDTYSRMLAVSAGGTIPDKGMYTLRTEEGVKIGELDEEFVFEARIGDKFLLGTFAWKIRQIQKDMVIVQQSSITGARLPFWKGEMKGRKLQTGLAFGSIFHRLFNAYEVGTLNEDLRKLGLDDIAAKSAEDFLKRQIDATNVLPDDKTIIIEHFSDETGNRQMMVHSIFGRQVNAPLALLTSVIAKRLTNTNINYVDDDDGFLLFPYEGVPIPEGLLQRISPETAGAILEALLPSTPLYNMTFRYNSARALMMGVKNARRQPLWVQRLRSSEMLDSLLKEDKHPLIRETKRECLEDYWDLEGVEFVLNGIRSGTIQVHEMYLESPSPMSLPLRRQTEASMMYDYAPTPHSIHRSTEEALQKVELAQDETLISPAEEQLKQQMERKTLPKDEKQLHSLLMIEGDLVAGEVDVPIEWFESLVKKEQVKYIEPGLWIAAEHFDLYHAALIDKDITARMNIVRRALRYREVQSLDLIVERYLFTEEEAQKVLETLCEQGSVVENNGFYYHAELYDRARKETVKNLRRQIRTLPPQQYAALVTNRIRGMAPAKEQLEKSLKLLSDQAFSPELWENVILPVRVSGYRPDLLDGLLAQGNLFWKITSERNLSFHLYEDINWDSDLLFILDRLEDNEKIIYEALLKRGASFVQRLSTLISGVSPYDILLNLAEKGLVSADSFVPVRQWMDREKQKKSTARQRVNARVKAMTAGRWEVLRPLTEISIEEKLERLFDQVIILSRETIQGISWGVALETLRVWEYTGRVRRGYFIEGLSGIQFIRAKDFEGIMTELMHPRDQVIWISAVDPAQPWGKSLPHMKDRSFLNVAGTTVALQAGRPVAVFERQGKVLRVFDHSNLEEVLRTFSQDFKAKRILPTLKRITVKEYPPEATNPLVAAGFLHEIKDYVLYK, from the coding sequence TTGCCGTCAAATTCACTGGATCTTTTTGATAACTTAACAAAACAATGGTTTACAAAAGCATTAGGTTCACCAACAGCAGTACAGGAAGAAGCATGGCCTGCAATTGCAGCAGGTAAACATACATTAGTTTCAGCACCTACTGGTACTGGTAAAACATTATCAGCATTTTTAGTGTTTATTGATCGGTTAAAGGAAGAAGCTCGAAAAGGTACCTTAAAACAAGAACTTCAATTGATTTATATATCGCCATTAAAATCACTTGCAGGCGATATCCGTGAAAATCTTCGTCGTCCATTAAACGGTATATTTGAAGAAGAGAGAACAGCTAACCCTCATACTACTAGCACACCATATGATATAACGGTAGCAATACGAACAGGAGACACCTCATCTAGTGACAGACGCAGTATGATAAAGACACCTCCGCATATTCTTATTACAACTCCTGAATCCTTATATTTAATGCTTACAAGCAAATCGGGCCAATCCATTCTTAACACGGCAAAGGCAATAATTCTTGATGAATTACATGCAATCATAGATTCAAAGCGTGGTGCTCATTTGATGCTTTCACTTGCTAGACTTGATAAGCTATGTAATAAACCACTGCAACGCATCGGACTTTCTGCTACCATCGAACCTTTAAGTACGGCAGCAGATTACCTATCCCCGGAACTAGTGACTATTGTTGCACCTAAAATGCACAAGCAAGTGGAACTTATTATTACTAGCGCTAAATTAAATTCCCATGAATATCTAAGAAACACAGTGTGGGAGGAAATTGCAAGAACTGTTTATGAGCATTGTTCTGGGACACGCAGCGTAATCGCATTTGTGGAAGGACGTGCCTATGCAGAAAAGCTTGCATATTATGTGAATCAAATCGCAGGAGAAGGCTTTGCTAGAACACATCACGGAAGTTTATCAAAGGAACAACGTTTTATAGTAGAGCAAACATTAAGAGATGGAAGTTTACGACTACTTTGTGCTACTTCATCCATGGAACTTGGAATCGATGTTGGTGATATTGATCAAGTATTTCAGATTGGTGCGCCAAGATCAATCTCAAGTACGATGCAAAGGCTAGGGCGTGCAGGCCATAATCCTGGTCGAGTAAGTGTGATGCATATCTTTCCACGGGAAGCCTCAGAAGGACTATATTGTGGTTTGTCGGCTGAGGTAGTTAGAAATGGTGGGATTGAGTATTCAAAACCCCCTAGGCTGTGTCTGGATGTTTTAGCGCAACATTTAGTTTCCATGGCAGCCTATGGTAGTTATGATTTAGATGAAGTTATGGAAATATTGTCACGAGCATATCCATTTTATGAAGTAACGAAAGAGGATGTGAAAGATGTATTAGGGATGCTAGCAGGAGATTATGAACATCAACAAGAGATACCTGTGAGGCCAAGAATACTTTATGACCGCATTCATGAGCGGGTTGAGGGTGATACTTATAGCCGTATGCTTGCAGTTTCAGCGGGAGGTACGATTCCGGATAAAGGAATGTATACCTTAAGAACGGAAGAAGGTGTAAAAATTGGTGAACTTGATGAAGAGTTTGTTTTTGAAGCTAGAATTGGAGATAAATTTTTACTAGGTACCTTTGCCTGGAAGATAAGGCAGATTCAAAAAGACATGGTAATCGTACAGCAATCTTCGATTACTGGTGCACGTTTGCCCTTTTGGAAAGGAGAAATGAAAGGGCGTAAATTGCAAACAGGATTAGCATTCGGAAGTATATTTCATCGATTATTTAACGCATATGAGGTAGGCACACTGAATGAGGATTTACGTAAGTTAGGACTAGATGACATTGCGGCAAAGAGTGCCGAGGATTTTTTAAAACGTCAGATCGATGCAACGAACGTGTTACCGGATGATAAAACGATAATAATTGAACATTTTTCGGATGAAACAGGAAACCGTCAAATGATGGTTCACTCTATCTTTGGTAGACAGGTGAATGCACCACTTGCTCTATTAACCAGTGTAATTGCAAAACGTTTAACTAACACAAATATTAATTATGTCGATGACGATGATGGCTTTTTGTTATTTCCTTACGAGGGAGTTCCCATACCAGAAGGGCTTTTACAAAGAATAAGTCCTGAAACGGCAGGAGCTATTTTAGAGGCATTACTACCTTCCACACCATTGTATAATATGACATTTCGTTATAATTCTGCTCGTGCTTTAATGATGGGCGTTAAAAATGCAAGACGTCAGCCACTTTGGGTACAACGGCTACGGAGTTCTGAAATGCTTGATAGTTTGTTAAAGGAAGATAAACACCCGTTGATTCGTGAAACAAAGAGAGAATGTTTAGAAGATTATTGGGATTTAGAGGGAGTAGAGTTTGTTTTAAATGGCATTCGTTCTGGAACGATTCAGGTACATGAAATGTATTTGGAATCGCCATCACCAATGTCATTGCCTTTACGAAGACAAACAGAAGCTTCTATGATGTATGATTATGCACCAACGCCACATAGCATTCATCGTTCTACGGAAGAAGCATTACAAAAAGTAGAGTTGGCGCAGGATGAAACCTTAATTTCGCCTGCAGAAGAACAACTGAAACAGCAAATGGAACGAAAAACTCTACCAAAGGACGAAAAGCAACTACATTCTCTGCTTATGATAGAAGGAGATCTTGTTGCCGGAGAAGTTGATGTTCCAATTGAATGGTTTGAATCCTTGGTTAAAAAGGAACAAGTAAAATACATCGAGCCTGGATTGTGGATTGCGGCAGAACATTTTGATTTATATCATGCAGCGTTAATTGATAAGGATATAACAGCTAGAATGAATATCGTTCGCCGCGCCTTGCGGTATCGTGAAGTTCAGTCTTTAGATTTAATTGTAGAACGGTATTTGTTTACCGAGGAAGAGGCACAAAAGGTTTTAGAAACGCTATGTGAGCAGGGAAGTGTTGTAGAAAACAATGGTTTTTATTATCATGCAGAATTATATGACAGAGCCAGAAAAGAAACGGTAAAGAATTTAAGAAGACAGATTCGAACGTTACCACCGCAGCAGTACGCCGCATTAGTAACAAATCGTATCCGTGGTATGGCACCAGCAAAAGAACAACTTGAGAAATCCCTTAAGCTATTAAGTGACCAAGCATTTTCACCAGAGTTGTGGGAAAATGTAATACTTCCAGTAAGGGTTTCGGGATATCGACCAGATTTATTAGATGGATTACTTGCGCAGGGAAATCTATTTTGGAAAATTACTTCTGAAAGGAACCTTAGCTTTCACCTTTATGAAGACATCAATTGGGATTCTGATCTTTTATTCATTCTAGATCGCTTAGAGGATAATGAAAAGATAATATATGAAGCACTTTTAAAACGTGGAGCCAGCTTTGTACAAAGGCTATCTACACTTATCAGTGGTGTATCCCCATATGATATCTTATTAAATTTAGCCGAAAAAGGTCTGGTTTCCGCAGATAGTTTCGTACCAGTACGTCAATGGATGGATAGAGAAAAGCAGAAGAAAAGTACTGCTAGACAAAGAGTGAATGCACGTGTAAAGGCAATGACAGCAGGAAGGTGGGAGGTTTTAAGACCTTTAACTGAGATTTCAATCGAGGAAAAGCTGGAGCGTTTGTTTGATCAAGTAATTATACTAAGCCGTGAAACAATACAAGGAATTTCATGGGGAGTAGCATTAGAGACTTTACGTGTATGGGAATATACAGGAAGAGTACGCAGAGGGTATTTTATAGAAGGGTTATCAGGAATTCAATTTATTCGAGCAAAAGATTTTGAAGGGATTATGACAGAACTTATGCACCCACGCGACCAGGTAATATGGATATCTGCTGTAGATCCTGCACAACCTTGGGGAAAGAGCCTTCCTCACATGAAAGATCGTTCCTTTCTTAATGTAGCTGGTACCACTGTGGCACTTCAAGCTGGTAGACCAGTTGCAGTGTTTGAACGACAGGGTAAAGTACTTCGTGTGTTTGATCATAGCAATTTAGAGGAGGTTTTACGTACGTTTAGCCAGGATTTTAAAGCAAAACGTATTTTACCGACGTTAAAACGGATTACAGTAAAAGAATATCCACCGGAGGCTACAAATCCTTTGGTTGCTGCTGGATTTTTACATGAAATTAAAGATTATGTTTTGTATAAGTAG
- a CDS encoding GIY-YIG nuclease family protein has protein sequence MDINRKKQLLEEYKNRKPEMGIISFRCIETGEVFLSTSKDTKADFNSTRCKLSTNSHPNKRLLSLWNQYGERGFELSVLKTLKYEDPHADHSKELEELCEQCLENDKNASRIWR, from the coding sequence ATGGATATAAATAGAAAAAAGCAACTCCTTGAAGAGTATAAAAATAGAAAACCTGAAATGGGTATAATTTCGTTTCGTTGCATCGAAACAGGTGAAGTCTTCCTAAGTACATCAAAGGATACAAAAGCTGATTTTAATAGCACTCGATGTAAACTTTCAACTAATTCACATCCAAATAAACGTTTACTCTCTCTTTGGAATCAATATGGCGAACGTGGTTTCGAATTATCAGTGCTAAAGACATTAAAATATGAAGATCCTCATGCGGATCATTCCAAAGAACTTGAAGAACTATGTGAACAATGCTTGGAAAATGACAAGAATGCGTCAAGGATTTGGCGTTGA
- a CDS encoding helix-turn-helix domain-containing protein, producing the protein MDCAKIGRLIAQLRKEKGLTQKNIADALSISNKTVSKWECGLGCPDVSLWSDLSVILGIDMKQMMDGEITMNQPDQGNINKIRFYVCPSCNNILFSTGSSSIFCCGRKMEQLTPIENEHTPQITVEVSDTDYYITIDHEMTRDHYILFAAYVKSDKVYLNRLYPEQNATVRIPYMPGGKLYIYCVKHGLVSFTIKRK; encoded by the coding sequence ATGGATTGTGCAAAAATTGGCCGTTTAATTGCTCAACTTAGAAAAGAAAAAGGTCTTACCCAGAAAAATATCGCCGATGCCCTTAGTATCAGTAATAAAACAGTTTCTAAGTGGGAATGTGGATTAGGATGCCCTGATGTCTCTTTATGGTCCGATTTATCAGTAATTTTAGGTATTGATATGAAACAAATGATGGACGGTGAAATAACCATGAACCAACCAGATCAAGGGAATATAAATAAAATCCGATTTTATGTGTGCCCGTCCTGCAATAATATTCTTTTCAGTACCGGTAGTTCCTCCATATTTTGTTGTGGTAGAAAGATGGAGCAACTTACTCCAATTGAAAATGAACATACACCACAGATAACAGTTGAGGTAAGCGATACCGATTACTATATAACAATTGATCATGAAATGACAAGAGATCATTATATATTATTTGCTGCTTACGTAAAAAGCGATAAAGTTTATCTGAATCGTTTATATCCTGAGCAAAATGCAACCGTTAGAATCCCTTATATGCCCGGTGGAAAACTATATATTTACTGTGTGAAACATGGCTTAGTGTCATTTACAATTAAACGAAAGTAA
- a CDS encoding arginase family protein, translating into MIMDNTNQTNDIIIMDFSRIYEKEDFFDHEKIKWIDCTDIIGTNCYCDEEAERNIKERIINYSPNALHFIDSGNYHYVTEFWMEKIQTDFALVVFDHHSDMQKPIFEDILSCGSWILKAIEKNEYLKKIILVGLSREQEALISSKYINKIQCINSESLKESNYFNKMLNHLGDLPIYISIDKDVLSKNVVETTWDQGDMTLGDLKEILHFLINNHQIIGIDICGECRNDITKISAISKDNNINANLLEFLKEEKPL; encoded by the coding sequence ATGATAATGGACAATACGAATCAAACAAATGACATTATAATTATGGATTTCTCAAGAATTTATGAAAAAGAAGATTTTTTTGATCATGAGAAAATCAAATGGATTGACTGTACGGATATTATAGGTACAAATTGTTATTGCGATGAAGAAGCAGAACGAAATATTAAGGAGCGAATCATAAACTATTCACCAAATGCGTTACACTTTATAGATTCAGGGAATTACCATTATGTCACTGAATTCTGGATGGAAAAAATACAAACAGATTTTGCATTGGTAGTATTTGACCATCATTCTGATATGCAAAAACCAATATTTGAAGACATTTTAAGTTGTGGCTCATGGATATTAAAGGCAATAGAAAAAAATGAGTATCTAAAGAAGATAATATTAGTAGGCTTAAGTAGGGAGCAGGAAGCTTTAATAAGTTCAAAATATATTAATAAGATACAGTGTATTAATTCTGAATCTCTAAAGGAAAGTAATTATTTTAATAAAATGCTGAATCATCTAGGGGATTTACCGATTTATATTTCTATAGATAAAGATGTTTTAAGTAAAAATGTTGTTGAAACAACTTGGGATCAAGGGGATATGACGTTAGGAGATTTAAAAGAAATTTTACATTTTCTAATTAACAATCATCAAATCATTGGTATAGATATCTGCGGTGAATGTAGAAATGATATTACTAAAATTTCTGCAATTAGTAAGGATAATAATATCAACGCAAATTTATTGGAATTTTTGAAAGAAGAAAAGCCCTTATAA
- a CDS encoding zinc finger Ran-binding domain-containing protein, protein MGRILKGYWDCDYCNTKKIGGDIRVCPHCGKPRGEDTKFYLDSSSTYVNERVEGVVSRNPDWLCGFCNNLNPDRAKACLSCGAVRNSKDMNYFQNREKKEARKQATNQSQPRVRNSKPTGKEYFITCLITLGIIAFIISGLIKLAAPKFVEVTVNSVSWERIINIEDYKTVNESGWSLPSNAKLLNSNVEIRTYNQVLDHYETRTRQVSEQVLDHYETQVTGTRDLGNGYFEEITMQVPVYRTEYRTETYQEPVYRNEPVYGTKYYYEIDKWIVTRSIKTNGNDKEAVWGEVVLVNKEREKNRKEEYRIVLADNEGKEYKMKLDYSRWKEIEIGQKFKARISYGGIEELIDESAEITNVEQAK, encoded by the coding sequence ATGGGGAGAATTTTAAAAGGATATTGGGACTGTGATTATTGTAATACTAAAAAAATTGGTGGAGATATTAGAGTTTGTCCCCATTGTGGAAAACCTAGAGGTGAAGATACAAAGTTTTATTTAGATAGCAGTAGTACATATGTGAATGAAAGAGTAGAAGGAGTAGTTAGTAGAAATCCCGATTGGTTATGTGGATTTTGTAATAATTTAAACCCTGATCGAGCAAAAGCATGTTTATCTTGTGGGGCAGTAAGAAATAGTAAGGATATGAACTATTTCCAAAATAGAGAAAAGAAAGAGGCAAGAAAACAAGCCACGAATCAATCACAACCAAGGGTAAGAAACTCAAAGCCAACGGGAAAAGAATATTTTATAACATGTTTAATAACATTAGGAATCATTGCCTTTATCATAAGTGGTTTAATTAAATTGGCTGCGCCTAAATTCGTAGAGGTTACTGTAAATAGTGTTTCGTGGGAAAGAATTATAAACATTGAAGATTATAAAACAGTAAATGAGAGTGGTTGGTCACTTCCTAGTAATGCGAAGTTGTTAAACTCCAATGTTGAGATTCGGACCTACAATCAAGTACTAGACCATTACGAAACAAGAACGAGGCAAGTATCAGAACAGGTTTTGGATCATTATGAAACACAAGTAACTGGTACTAGAGATTTAGGAAATGGATATTTTGAAGAAATTACAATGCAAGTACCAGTATATCGAACAGAATATCGAACGGAAACATATCAAGAACCTGTTTATAGAAACGAACCTGTCTACGGGACAAAATATTATTATGAAATTGATAAATGGATCGTTACAAGAAGTATAAAAACAAATGGAAATGATAAAGAAGCAGTGTGGGGAGAGGTTGTTCTTGTTAACAAAGAAAGAGAGAAAAATCGGAAAGAAGAATATAGGATTGTTTTAGCTGATAATGAGGGAAAAGAATATAAAATGAAGTTAGACTATAGTAGATGGAAAGAAATTGAAATTGGTCAAAAGTTTAAAGCTAGGATATCGTATGGTGGAATCGAAGAATTAATCGATGAAAGTGCAGAAATTACAAATGTAGAACAAGCAAAATGA
- a CDS encoding ABC transporter permease → MFGTLFLKECKQISKSITYYIFVACMAIFIISQMGEFAGVHAPKKGLDNYGYTYSEDENEIMQMSIEGLVNEYVRNSYIAYPFGFYKKVILSEKKQEQIGAILEAITGITILELNEQIIDYWNFLSKNASSDGNSEINNDVEFPIKPAKDLSYEQFLTYMDEVDDLIGNGSNYSRSNIKSVNRVPKTYEQAVREYEEIIYEDQVTRAFARIFSDYMGIVLGILPVFLAVTRGLRDRRAQAAEVIFSKKATSTTIILSRYLSTIVMILLPLLILSISPTLQGLYSAKAAGVSGDAFAFLKVSLWWLLPTVLVSVSVGFFFTELTNSALGILVQGIWWFISLVLSMDNLVGNVGWNLIPRFNAVGEYTLYKDILPELIRNRLFYTGISILLIIVTIFVYEYKRKGVLHLNGKKLSNRKSKLKI, encoded by the coding sequence ATGTTTGGTACCTTATTTTTAAAAGAATGCAAACAGATAAGTAAGAGTATTACATACTATATATTTGTTGCATGTATGGCTATTTTTATTATATCTCAAATGGGTGAATTTGCTGGTGTACATGCACCAAAAAAAGGATTGGACAATTACGGTTATACATATTCTGAAGATGAAAATGAAATCATGCAAATGTCCATAGAAGGTCTAGTGAATGAGTATGTTAGAAACTCATATATCGCTTACCCATTCGGATTTTATAAAAAAGTAATATTAAGTGAAAAGAAGCAAGAGCAAATAGGAGCAATTCTTGAGGCTATAACAGGTATTACAATACTAGAGCTGAATGAGCAAATTATTGATTATTGGAATTTCTTATCTAAAAATGCTTCCAGTGATGGTAATAGTGAAATTAATAATGATGTTGAATTTCCTATAAAGCCAGCAAAGGATCTATCCTATGAACAATTTTTAACTTATATGGACGAAGTTGATGATCTAATAGGGAATGGGAGTAATTATAGTAGAAGTAATATAAAGAGTGTAAACCGTGTTCCAAAGACATATGAACAAGCAGTAAGGGAATATGAAGAGATTATTTATGAAGATCAAGTTACTAGAGCGTTTGCAAGGATTTTTAGTGATTATATGGGAATTGTACTAGGTATCCTACCAGTATTTTTAGCAGTAACAAGGGGATTAAGGGATAGAAGAGCACAGGCAGCAGAAGTGATTTTCTCAAAAAAAGCTACTTCTACAACGATAATATTATCTAGGTACTTATCAACCATAGTAATGATACTTCTACCGTTATTAATTCTTAGTATTTCTCCAACCTTGCAAGGTTTATATAGTGCAAAAGCAGCGGGGGTATCTGGTGATGCATTTGCGTTCCTAAAGGTAAGCTTATGGTGGTTGTTACCTACTGTTTTAGTAAGTGTTTCGGTTGGATTTTTCTTTACGGAATTAACGAATAGTGCTTTGGGGATTTTAGTTCAAGGGATATGGTGGTTTATCAGTTTAGTTCTAAGTATGGATAATTTAGTGGGAAATGTAGGTTGGAATCTCATACCTCGTTTTAATGCAGTTGGAGAGTATACTCTATATAAGGATATATTGCCCGAATTAATAAGAAATCGTTTGTTTTATACTGGAATCAGTATTCTTCTTATAATTGTAACTATCTTTGTATATGAATACAAGCGAAAGGGGGTTTTACATCTTAATGGAAAGAAACTTTCAAATCGCAAAAGTAAGCTTAAAATATAA
- a CDS encoding ABC transporter ATP-binding protein: MDIIMATEIILKNVNKYYGKNHALKDINLTIEKGMFGLLGRNGAGKTTLMKVLATLLTPNSGEITVCDIPIEMASNIRSITGYLPQDFSMYGNMKVYEAMDYIGVLSGLKKQERKNKIPMLLEQVNLQNNANTKVKAMSGGMRRRLGIAQAILHDPKVLIVDEPTAGLDPEERVRFRNLLCEIAEERIVILSTHIVGDIEATCENIAVMDEGNIIYQGTVASLLELSNGKIFTAEISKMELEEVKQKYTVTSMLTMGNKINIRFIKKGSREIPFPGAVPTLPNVEDAYMYLMHEKRGV; the protein is encoded by the coding sequence ATGGACATAATTATGGCAACAGAAATCATTTTAAAAAATGTAAATAAGTACTATGGAAAAAATCATGCTTTAAAAGATATCAATTTAACAATTGAGAAAGGTATGTTTGGATTACTTGGTAGAAATGGTGCAGGTAAGACAACCCTTATGAAGGTGTTGGCAACCCTTTTAACTCCAAATAGCGGTGAAATAACGGTCTGCGACATACCGATTGAAATGGCTTCTAATATCCGAAGTATCACAGGATATTTACCACAAGATTTTTCTATGTACGGAAATATGAAAGTGTATGAAGCAATGGATTATATTGGGGTGCTGTCCGGACTTAAGAAGCAGGAGAGAAAAAATAAAATTCCTATGTTACTTGAACAGGTGAATCTACAAAACAATGCTAACACGAAAGTAAAAGCAATGTCTGGCGGTATGAGAAGACGTTTGGGAATTGCGCAAGCTATTTTACATGATCCTAAGGTATTAATTGTGGATGAACCTACTGCAGGGTTAGACCCAGAGGAAAGAGTCCGTTTTCGTAATTTACTTTGTGAAATAGCAGAGGAGCGAATTGTAATTCTATCCACTCATATTGTAGGTGATATTGAAGCTACCTGTGAGAATATTGCTGTGATGGATGAAGGAAATATTATCTATCAAGGAACAGTAGCTTCTCTACTTGAGCTTTCCAATGGAAAGATATTTACCGCAGAAATATCAAAGATGGAGCTTGAGGAAGTGAAACAAAAATATACGGTAACAAGTATGCTTACCATGGGAAATAAAATAAATATCCGGTTTATTAAAAAAGGTAGTAGAGAAATTCCTTTTCCAGGAGCTGTACCAACCTTGCCAAATGTAGAAGATGCCTATATGTATTTGATGCATGAGAAAAGAGGTGTTTAA
- a CDS encoding sensor histidine kinase, translating into MDWIDGKIDVIRRKIHNMSLKRALGAYIVIAIIVLIPCYFAILTICNTWRTTIISKYTNTVEPVSEYNIIDIEFQYNIETIDISAFDKKILTIIEIAEPLSIFILVALAIALTSHFYYKNKLEEPIKLLKEEAKYISRDDLSYVCWYDTSDEMGDICEAFEKMRKQLICNQKNMWERMEEQRTLNAAFAHDLRTPLTVMQGYTEFLNKYYPKNKISEEKLIETLSLLNEQVIRLKKFSDTMKNIHSFDSMEIKKKRKNITLIRDKIEEITNGLKEHHKVRITIDSRLPKIEGYYDEEVILEVVENILSNAVRYTKSKIDILLEMEEEKLFIYVRDNGRGFSSEELYKATSPYYSDKENSVEHFGIGLSICKILCQKHGGNISLSNSTNGGAIVCTNFFVL; encoded by the coding sequence ATGGATTGGATAGATGGGAAAATTGATGTTATCAGACGGAAAATACACAATATGTCGTTAAAGAGAGCTTTGGGAGCATACATAGTAATTGCTATTATTGTTTTAATCCCGTGTTATTTTGCAATTCTTACTATTTGTAATACATGGAGAACTACGATTATAAGTAAGTATACCAATACTGTAGAACCAGTCTCGGAGTATAATATTATAGACATTGAATTTCAATATAATATAGAAACAATTGATATTAGTGCTTTTGATAAAAAGATACTAACCATAATCGAAATTGCCGAACCATTGTCCATATTTATTCTTGTGGCTTTAGCAATTGCTCTTACCTCACATTTCTATTATAAAAATAAATTGGAAGAACCTATAAAACTCTTAAAAGAAGAAGCAAAATATATAAGTAGAGATGATTTAAGTTATGTCTGCTGGTATGATACATCAGATGAAATGGGTGATATATGTGAAGCATTTGAAAAAATGAGAAAACAGTTAATTTGTAACCAAAAAAACATGTGGGAAAGGATGGAGGAGCAACGAACATTAAATGCCGCTTTTGCACATGATTTACGAACTCCTTTGACCGTGATGCAAGGATATACTGAATTTCTAAATAAATATTATCCAAAAAATAAAATTAGTGAAGAGAAATTAATAGAAACCCTTTCTTTATTAAATGAACAAGTGATTCGATTAAAAAAGTTCTCAGACACAATGAAAAATATACATTCCTTTGATTCCATGGAGATTAAAAAGAAAAGAAAAAACATCACTTTAATACGAGATAAGATTGAAGAAATTACAAATGGCTTGAAAGAACATCATAAAGTTCGAATTACGATAGACAGTCGCTTACCTAAAATTGAAGGTTATTATGATGAGGAAGTCATTTTAGAAGTAGTAGAAAATATATTATCAAATGCAGTAAGATATACGAAATCAAAAATTGACATTTTGTTAGAAATGGAAGAAGAAAAGCTTTTTATCTATGTAAGAGATAATGGAAGAGGATTTTCTAGTGAAGAGTTGTATAAGGCAACCAGTCCCTATTATTCTGATAAAGAAAACTCAGTGGAGCATTTTGGTATAGGTCTATCCATATGTAAAATACTTTGTCAAAAGCATGGTGGAAACATTAGTTTATCCAACAGTACGAACGGTGGAGCTATCGTTTGTACAAATTTCTTTGTTTTGTAG